A stretch of DNA from Fusobacterium mortiferum ATCC 9817:
GTAAGTTTTTAAATAGAAAATTTGGGTCAAAATTAATAGATTTAACAGGAAATATAGCTATAACAGGATTTACTGCTCCTAAAATTTTATGGTTAAAAAATAATGAATCAGAAAATTTTAAAAAGATTAATAAAATTATGTTACCGAAAGATTATTTAGCTTTTAAACTTAGTGGTGTTTACTCTACTGATGTTTCAGATGCTTCAGGAACACTTCTTTTAGATGTAAAAAATAGAAAATGGTGTCAAGAGATATTAGAAGAGTTGGGGATTACTGAGAAGCAACTTCCTAAATTGTTTGAATCTTATGAATGTATAGGAAAGATAAAAAAAATATAGCACAAAAATATGGATTTAATGAAGAGGTTAAAATAATAGCAGGTGGAGGAGACCAAGCTACAGGTGCTGTAGGAGTTGTAAAAGACGGAGTTTTATCAGTGGCTTTGGGAACATCTGGAGTTGTTTTTGCAAATAGCTCTTCTTACAGAGCAGAAAGTGAGGCTAGATTACATTCGTTTTGTCATGCTAATGGTGGATATCATCAAATGGGGGTTATGCTCTCTGCAGCTGGAGCATTAAAATGGTGGATAGAAGGAGTAAATAAGAGCAAAGATTATACATACTTTGTAGAGGAAGAAGCTAAGAATAGTAAATTTGATGAAAAATTACTATTTTTATCATATCTAACTGGTGAAAGAACACCTCATAATGATCCTGATGCAAGAGGAGCTTTTATTGGATTAAATATTCAACATGAAAGATCAGATATGACAAGAAGTGTTTTAGAAGGAATAACTTTTGGACTAAGAGATTCTTTAGAATTAATTAAAGGTACAGGAGTTTGTACGGATACTATAAGAGTTAGTGGTGGTGGAGCCAAAAGTAATCTTTGGAAACAAATGATAGCTGATATATTTAATTTGAAAGTAGAGACTATTAATTCTACCGAGGGACCTGCTTTTGGAGCTGCAATTTTAGCAGCTGTAGGAGATAGGTGTTTTCATTCTGTAAATGAAGCTTGTGAGAAGTTAATCCAAGTTATTGATACGAAATATCCAAATTCCGAAAATAAACATTTTTATGAAAAAATATCAAAAATTTAAACGTTTATATTATGTTTTAAAAGAAATGGAAAAATAAAATATATGAATTTTATTAAAAGAGAGAAGGTAAAACTTCTCTTTTTTCTTTTTATTTAAAGAAAGATTTAAAAATTATGTTATAATATAAAAAAATATAAAAGTGAGGAGATAAAAGTAAGAGAATGAGTAGTAATGAAATGTATATTCGTATGACGGAAACTAAGATTTCCAGATTAATTCCAAGACTAGCAATTCCTACAATTATAACGATGTTAGTAACATCTATCTATAATATGGCAGATACTTTTTTTGTAAGTCAAATAGGAACATCAGCTTCAGCAGCAGTAGGAATAAATTTTTCACTTATGGCAATGATTCAAGCTATAGGTTTTACATTAGGGATGGGAAGTGGAAATTATGTTTCTAGAAGTTTGGGAAGACAAGATAGTGATGGTGCACATAGGGCAGCAGCTACAGCTTTTTTTACAGCTATGACTTTAGGAGCAATACTTGCCATTTTAGGATTACTATTCTTAGATGAATTTGTAAATATGTTAGGAGCTACTCCAACAATAGCTCCCTATGCTAAGGATTATGCAAAATATATATTGATAGCTACTCCATATATGTGTTGTGCCTTTGTTCTTAATAATTTGCATAGGTCTCAAGGAAATGCTTTTTACTCTATGTTAGGACTTGCAACAGGTGGAATACTGAATATGATACTTGATCCAATCCTTATATTTAAATTTAATATGGGAATATCTGGGGCGGCTATTGCTACAATTTTTAGTCAATTTGTAAGTTTTAGTATTTTGCTATTTATGAGTCAAAGAAATAAAAAGAATGTTACTATAAAGTTGAGTAAATTTACTTTTAAATTATGGGTATATAAAGAGATTTTAAAAGCTGGACTTCCAACATTATCACGTCAAGGGTTGGCAAGTATGGCAGCAGTAGCACTGAATGTTTGTGCTAGTCCATTTGGAGATGCAGCAATAGCAGCAATGTCAATTACAGTGAGAATAATGATGTTTATAAATTCATCTCTTTTAGGATTTGGACAAGGATTCCAGCCTGTTTGTGGATTTAACTATGGAGCTAAAAAATATGATAGAGTATTAGAAGCTTATCATTTTTGCCTAAAGGTGGGGGTTGTATTATTAAGTATATTAGGAATAATATGCTTTATATTTGCTCCAGAGATAATTGCTCTTTTTAGAAAAGAGGATTTAGAAGTAATAGAGATAGGAACAGTTGCTCTTCGTTACCAATGTTTGACTTTACCAATTCAAGCTTCTATTGTTATGGCTAATATGCTTACTCAATCTATTGGATATGGATTTTGGGCTACTCTTGTAGCAATGGGAAGACAGGGAATATTTTTAATTCCAGCACTATTTATTTTACCAAATATTTTTGGAATAAGAGGATTACAATATTGTCAACCGTTTGCTGATATCTGTACTTTTATAGTTGGACTACTAGTTGTAAGAAAAGTTATAGGAGATTTAAAGGCAAATATGAAAAAGAATTAATAGGAGAGTAAAAAACCTAATTACCCTATTGAGAAAAATTATTAGCTTTAGAAGAGAAAAAAATGTATAATTTTAATATAAAGTTAAAATTATACTAATGGCATAGAAGTTGCTATATTTATAGTAAAAGATTAGATAGTTTTAGGAGGAGAAATGAAGTATAACTTTAATGAAAGAATAGATAGAAGTGAAAACCATTCAGCTAAATGGGCAGAAATGGGAATGAAATTTGGAAGAAATGACTTAACTCCAATGTGGGTAGCTGATATGGATATAAAAACAGCTCCAGAGATACTTGAAGCTATGAGAAATAAATTAGAACAAGAGATATTTGGATATGTATATAGACCAGATTCATATTATGAGAGTGCAGCAAATTGGCTGAAGAAAAGATTTGGTTATGAGATATCTCCAGCTACATTAATTCATAGTCCAGGTGTTGTTCCAAGTATGTCTATACTTGTAAAAATGTTGACAAAGGAAACTGACAAGATTTTAATACAATCTCCTGTATATCCACCATTTGCTTCATCAGTAAAGGATAATGGAAGAACTTTGGTAGAGAATAATCTTGTAAAAGATGAAAATGGATACTATACAGTAGACTTTGAAGATTTAGAGAAAAAACTTTCTTGTGAAGATGTAACTCTATTTATCTTATGTAATCCACACAACCCTGTTGGAAGAGTATGGAAAAAAGATGAGTTAGAAAAAATGGGAGAACTTTGTAGAAAATACAATGTAAGAATACTTGCTGATGAGATTTGGAGAGATTTAATTATGCCTGGACATAAACATATTCCTATGGCTTCATTAAGTAAAGAGATAGAAGATATAACTATAACACTATTTTCTCCAACAAAATCATTTAACTTAGCTGGACTTCAAGCTTCTTTTGCAACTTTCCCAAGAGCAGAAGAGAGAAAAGAGTTTGATGATATTTTAGGTAAAATGGATGTAAAAAGAAATAACCCATTTAGTTTAGTAGCTTTTGAAGCAGCTTATGAAAAGTGTGAAAATTGGTTAGAGCAACTTATTGAGCATATAGATGGAAATATGCAATATGTTATAGATTTTATAAATGAAAAACTACCTATGATAAAAACAGCTAAGCCAGAGGGAACTTACCTTATGTGGTTAGACTTTAATGGTGTGGGTATTCCTCAAGATAAGATACAAGATTTCCTAATCAATGAAGCTAAAGTAGCTATGAATGATGGAGCTACATTTGGAGAGAATGGAAAAGGATTTTTTAGAATGAATGTTGCTTGTCCTAGATATATGGTAGAGGAAGCAATGGAAAAAATAGAGAAGGCCATAAGAAACTTAAAGTAAATATAACAAAAAAAGAAGTAGTGGAGTTATTCCACTACTTTTTTCTATAAAAATATTGAAAGGGGACTTGAAAAAAATAAAATAAAGTATTATATTTAAATTAGAGGGAAAATTTCTTAAAAATATTAGGAGGAAAAGATATGGCAATAGCAAGATACATACTTAATGAAACAAGTTATTTTGGAATAGGGAGTAGAGAAAATCTAGCAACAGAGGTAAAAGCTAGAGGATATAAAAAAGCTCTATTAGTAAGTGATAAAATACTTGAGAGTTGTGGAGTATTAGATAAAGTAAAAAAAGTTTTAGATGATGCAAATATACCTTATGATGTATATGTAGATATAAAACAAAATCCAACAGTAAAAAACTGTAAAGAGGGATTAGTAGCATTTAATAAAGCAGGAGCAGATTTTATAGTAGCAGTGGGAGGAGGTTCTGTAATAGATACAGCTAAGGCAGTGGCTATTACAAAAAATAACCCAGAGTTTGAAGATATAAAATCATTAGAAGGAGTAGCTCCAACTCATACTAAATGTGTGCCAATAATTGCATTGCCAACTACTTGTGGAACTGCAGCAGAAGTAACAATCAACTACGTAATAACTCTAGAAGATGAAAATAGAAAAATAGTTTGTGTAGACCCTAAGGATATACCATTAGTAGCAATAGTAGATGCTGAACTTATGCTTACAATGCCAAATAGAACAATAGCAGCAACAGGAATGGACGCTTTAACTCATGCAATAGAGGGATATATTACAAAGGGAGCTCATATAATTTCAGATATGTTTGAGATAAAAGCTATTGAATTAATAGCTAAGCATTTAAGAGGAGCGGTAGCTAATAAAAATTTAGAGGATATGGAAGGAATGAGTATAGCTCAATATGTGGCAGGAATGGGATTCTCAAATGTAGGACTTGGAATAGTTCACTCTATGGCACATCCACTAGGAGCTGTATATGATATTCCTCATGGAGTAGCAAATGCACTACTTCTACCAACAGTAATGGAATTTAATATGTCTGCATGTATAGAAAAATATGGAGATATAGCAAAAGCTATGGGTGTAGATACAACTGGAATGAGTAAAGAGGAAGCAGCACAAGCAGCTGTAGATTCGGTAAGAAAACTTGCTATTGATGTAGGAATTCCTCAAACTTTAAGAGAGATAAATATTCCAGAAGAGGGACTTCCAAAATTATCAAAAGATGCATTAGCTGATGTATGTACAGGTGGAAATCCTAAAGATGTAACTTTAGAAGATATTGAAAAATTATACAATAAAGTTTATTAATTTTTTATAGATTATAATTTTGAAGAGGATGATTATTTTTAAAATAATTGTCCTCTTTTTTCTTTAAAGATTTTCTTATAAAATATGGTATAATTTAAAGAAAAAATTAAGAGGAATAAGTATGAAAAAACAGATTGCTATTATAACAAATGCTAAAGAGATAAGAAGTGCTATGAAAGAGCAAGTAGATTTAATATTTGAAGGATTAGCACAAAGTGAAATATATAGTATTGAAGATGGAAGTATAAATAATCTAACAAAGGCAGATTTATATCTTCTTTCAAGTAGTGCCTATGAATTTTTAGATGAAGAGTTTTTAAAAAATAACAATATAGTAATAGCAGATTTAACTGTATCAAAGGAGATGTTAAAATTTTTAAAAAGTTTTTCT
This window harbors:
- a CDS encoding FGGY family carbohydrate kinase gives rise to the protein MYIGIDLGTSAVKLLLMNPEGKVLKTVSKEYPLLFPKENWIEQNPDDWVEKTFEAFLEFTSEELSLVRAISFSGQMHGSVFLDDEDKVIRPALLWCDQRTVEECKFLNRKFGSKLIDLTGNIAITGFTAPKILWLKNNESENFKKINKIMLPKDYLAFKLSGVYSTDVSDASGTLLLDVKNRKWCQEILEELGITEKQLPKLFESYECIGKIKKI
- a CDS encoding FGGY-family carbohydrate kinase, yielding MYRKDKKNIAQKYGFNEEVKIIAGGGDQATGAVGVVKDGVLSVALGTSGVVFANSSSYRAESEARLHSFCHANGGYHQMGVMLSAAGALKWWIEGVNKSKDYTYFVEEEAKNSKFDEKLLFLSYLTGERTPHNDPDARGAFIGLNIQHERSDMTRSVLEGITFGLRDSLELIKGTGVCTDTIRVSGGGAKSNLWKQMIADIFNLKVETINSTEGPAFGAAILAAVGDRCFHSVNEACEKLIQVIDTKYPNSENKHFYEKISKI
- a CDS encoding MATE family efflux transporter; the protein is MSSNEMYIRMTETKISRLIPRLAIPTIITMLVTSIYNMADTFFVSQIGTSASAAVGINFSLMAMIQAIGFTLGMGSGNYVSRSLGRQDSDGAHRAAATAFFTAMTLGAILAILGLLFLDEFVNMLGATPTIAPYAKDYAKYILIATPYMCCAFVLNNLHRSQGNAFYSMLGLATGGILNMILDPILIFKFNMGISGAAIATIFSQFVSFSILLFMSQRNKKNVTIKLSKFTFKLWVYKEILKAGLPTLSRQGLASMAAVALNVCASPFGDAAIAAMSITVRIMMFINSSLLGFGQGFQPVCGFNYGAKKYDRVLEAYHFCLKVGVVLLSILGIICFIFAPEIIALFRKEDLEVIEIGTVALRYQCLTLPIQASIVMANMLTQSIGYGFWATLVAMGRQGIFLIPALFILPNIFGIRGLQYCQPFADICTFIVGLLVVRKVIGDLKANMKKN
- a CDS encoding MalY/PatB family protein; this translates as MKYNFNERIDRSENHSAKWAEMGMKFGRNDLTPMWVADMDIKTAPEILEAMRNKLEQEIFGYVYRPDSYYESAANWLKKRFGYEISPATLIHSPGVVPSMSILVKMLTKETDKILIQSPVYPPFASSVKDNGRTLVENNLVKDENGYYTVDFEDLEKKLSCEDVTLFILCNPHNPVGRVWKKDELEKMGELCRKYNVRILADEIWRDLIMPGHKHIPMASLSKEIEDITITLFSPTKSFNLAGLQASFATFPRAEERKEFDDILGKMDVKRNNPFSLVAFEAAYEKCENWLEQLIEHIDGNMQYVIDFINEKLPMIKTAKPEGTYLMWLDFNGVGIPQDKIQDFLINEAKVAMNDGATFGENGKGFFRMNVACPRYMVEEAMEKIEKAIRNLK
- the fucO gene encoding lactaldehyde reductase, encoding MARYILNETSYFGIGSRENLATEVKARGYKKALLVSDKILESCGVLDKVKKVLDDANIPYDVYVDIKQNPTVKNCKEGLVAFNKAGADFIVAVGGGSVIDTAKAVAITKNNPEFEDIKSLEGVAPTHTKCVPIIALPTTCGTAAEVTINYVITLEDENRKIVCVDPKDIPLVAIVDAELMLTMPNRTIAATGMDALTHAIEGYITKGAHIISDMFEIKAIELIAKHLRGAVANKNLEDMEGMSIAQYVAGMGFSNVGLGIVHSMAHPLGAVYDIPHGVANALLLPTVMEFNMSACIEKYGDIAKAMGVDTTGMSKEEAAQAAVDSVRKLAIDVGIPQTLREINIPEEGLPKLSKDALADVCTGGNPKDVTLEDIEKLYNKVY